The following nucleotide sequence is from Paenibacillus odorifer.
GTACACGAGGATAGAATGACCGAAATACATAAAAGCCATAAGCAAACGCTTATTTTTTTATCATTTTACACTCCCATTATTTTTGATATACAAATAACAAATAGCCCCCAGTTAGAGTTTAATCCATTTGGGGGCTGGCTTTTCTAATCAAGTCTCTTCCGGAATAGGAGGCGTTATTAGAAGATTCTGATATTCGGGAACAATTACAGGAACAACTGCTGGATTTTCCATTTCGTATAGGCTAGAATTTCACGCGACTTATGCCTTGTCATCGACAGAACAGTGGATTCTGTAAGTCCCAGTTCAGGATTCACATAACCGAGCTCGTCCGCGATTTCGTGTGAACGCCATCCATGATATGTATGCGTAATAATAATTGCTGAAGACAATCCCTCACTTGTCATAATGGCTTTGCTATACAGAAGATTCTCGTAAGTGCTGGTAGCTTTATTTTCAACAGAAATGGCGCTATCCGGAACTCCATGAGCTACTAAATAATTGCGCATGCCTTGACCTTCGGTATATTTAAGATCAGGTTTATCCAAACCTCCAGAAACTATGAAATGCGAGAACATCCCCTCTTGATAAAGCTTAAGCCCGTAATCCAATCGTTCCTTCAATCCCGGGCTAGGTTCATCTCCCCACATCGACATGCCAAGAATGATCCCTGTATCGGCTTTGAGCATAGGATCTGTCGTTGCGGCTTTATTGATATTCCTCAATGCGTACGCACACCACAACAATCCAACTACAACAATAAGCATTAAAGCAATAAGCAACGTTCGTTTAGACCAAATCCGGCGTTTTTTGGGAACAATCCGAATCGGGGAAGAGTCTCTTCCATAAACGTACCATTCCATCTTTATTTCCTCCTGAATTCTCCATGATGAAATAATTCGGCACGATGTTTCAAAGAGAGAGAGAAATAAGGGAAAGCATGAGCATCGATGCCACGTAAAATAGTATGGGCAGTCTCCCAGGCTAGCTTATAATCGCTTTCTGAGATATCTTGCCTCTCCAGTGCTTCCTCCAGTTCATCCTCATCGAGCAAAAACACCTCGCCGTTCCAAAGTACTACCACGTCCAGATACAAATCGTCAAACCAAGGCACACCTTGGTCAGTGACGCCTTGCACCTTACAGGTGTCTATGTACCATTGAACAATATTTTGTTTTTCGTCGAACATAGCCGTCACAATATAGTGACTGTCTTTCGGAAAATATTGCAGCCAGGAATAACCTTTATCTGCAATACGATATGTATGTCGTCCATAGCTCTTCCACAGTGGTTCTTTCAGCCCGTAGATGGTGTAAAGCGTAATATATCCGCTGAATTCCCGGCTCTCCACATAGCGGCAGGCAAAATGGCGACGCGTAATCCGGCGCCAGTTGGCCCGGTCTCCGAATTTACGTTTCATAGAAATTACCCTCTCCAGTATGGTCTATTCAGCTTAACACATTTAGAGGATACACTCAAAACATCCCGCAAAATACAAGAAATTTTCTTCTAAACCTAACAAAAACGGCAGCCTAGCTTCGCTTTTTAAATAAAGCGAAGCTGGGCTGCCATGGATAAAGCTTATTATTTGAAATTCAAACTCGTTTATTGAGCGGAAGAATCTCCGTTCACAAACCCCGCCTCTGGATCAGGGTTTGTGGACACA
It contains:
- a CDS encoding YdcF family protein → MEWYVYGRDSSPIRIVPKKRRIWSKRTLLIALMLIVVVGLLWCAYALRNINKAATTDPMLKADTGIILGMSMWGDEPSPGLKERLDYGLKLYQEGMFSHFIVSGGLDKPDLKYTEGQGMRNYLVAHGVPDSAISVENKATSTYENLLYSKAIMTSEGLSSAIIITHTYHGWRSHEIADELGYVNPELGLTESTVLSMTRHKSREILAYTKWKIQQLFL
- a CDS encoding DUF402 domain-containing protein; translated protein: MKRKFGDRANWRRITRRHFACRYVESREFSGYITLYTIYGLKEPLWKSYGRHTYRIADKGYSWLQYFPKDSHYIVTAMFDEKQNIVQWYIDTCKVQGVTDQGVPWFDDLYLDVVVLWNGEVFLLDEDELEEALERQDISESDYKLAWETAHTILRGIDAHAFPYFSLSLKHRAELFHHGEFRRK